The segment CTGAGGAGTAAATGAAACCAGTGGGGTTACAACTGAGGAGTAAATGAAACCAGTGGGGTTACAACTGAGGAGTAAATTAAACCAGTGGGGTTACAACTGAGGAGTAAATGAAACCAGCTGGGTTACAACTGAGGAGGAAATGAAACCATCAGGATTACAACTGGAGTAAATGAAACCAGCAGGGTTACAACTGGAGTAAATGAAACCAGCAGGGTTACAACTGAGGAGTAAATGAAACCAGCATGGTTACAACTGGAGTAAATGCCATGGGGTCCCTTGGTATGCTGCTATTAGTCAAACACACAACGACAACTATACGGAATGTGAGGTCCTacgttgcgtcccaaatggcaccctatttactatatagtgcactacttttgaccagagccctatgggcccccctatggatcctggtcaaaggtagtgcactataaagggaatagggtaccatttgagacagACCTAGTATTAGAGTGGCAGGGGGAATGTATGGGGAGATCTAGAGGGGAGGCCAAATCCCAGTTTAAGGTCTACGTTGTGACCTCTCCTCATTTTTAACAGGCTTATTGTCTTGGACGCACAGActttgtcccaaatgacactctattccctatatagtgcactacttttgactagggcccatagggctctgatcaaaagtagtgcactaaattggtaatggggtgccatttaggacgcggCCACAGACTTCCAGTCCAAGCAAGTGCACCTAATTCCTTTAATTAGGGTTTTTTGGGGCAGTAGGTTGGGGCCAAATTCTCCAAAAGATTTGGGGGTTTTAGTGAATGATTATGACAATGGGTGGTGCTCCTGCAGCCTGCTCCTGATAAATGAAAAGCTGACCTAGCCAAGTTGTATAAGACCAAgggcatgcatacacacacacacacacacacacacgcacacacacacacacacacacacacacacacacacacacacacacacacacacacacacacgcacgcacacacacacacgcacgcactcactcacgcacacacacacgcacgcacacacacacacacacgcacgcacgcacgcacacacacacatttgaacaCACTCCTCTgacattttttttactttttcgcTCCATTTTCCCTTTCATTCTCCTTACTATATCCCCTCTCCACCCCTACTCAACTTACCAGTCCCCTGTATCATGAGAACACATTCAGGGACTTCCTATTACAATCTGTTCTCCCAAAGAACGTCTGAACCCAGAGTGTCCGATTGTTACGGTTGAATACCCCATTGTTGTTAAGGTTAAGCTTACTTAGGGCAGTTCTTTGAAAATGGCCTTGTGCCTCAGATTTTTCTCTAGACGCGGCGGTAGTGGCGGGGGTCCTTTGAacagatttattttattttgaggcATCAAAGAACTGATTGGCAAGTTCTTGGAAATTGCTTGGCTAAGGAATTCTGGGAGGTTTTAATTGTAATTGAACTTATTAACTGTTTGCTTGGTGTAAAACGTTAAAGAAAAGCAGTAGTGGTGGAATTAGAGGGTATATCAGATGCATTCAATTTCACAACTCTCAAAGTGCAAAACACACTTTGAGTGGGTAAATAGCCTACTATTGCtagataaaatatacagacagtGTGGGAGATTTGCAGGACAAGATGGTGCACACTGCACCCTCAATCATCCATTGAAGTTGTGAGATGTAAGTCGTTTCAAGGATATACATTTATAGGTCTGACCAGGCCTTAATGGAACAaagatctcctctctctctggacaTTATTTGGCAATGATCTGAAAACAGGATAGATGAAAACAATATGGCTATTAGTGATGGGTTGGAACAAAAGACCATAGTTGTGATTGGAATGAAGAACAGTCAATAATACTATCGGGTACAGAAGGCTAGTCAGTGTATTTCCAATGCTCTGCCCCTTTCACTTTAACGGTAGCAGTGCTGCGCCTTAGTGGTACATAGCTGGAAGTGCACGGTATTAATTTCGTCCAGGCTGGGAACGTGATGATGAAACTATTTTATGAAATGTTGctgtgagtgattgttttatcATCTAAATTGTTTACCACTTTGAATACAGCTTACTCGCCAAATATTTGCAATTATTATCACAGTAATTATGTTATTCTAGAAATCGTATATTTTCTTCACGGAAATGGAAACATCCTACCGGATGTGACGTCGGCATTAAACATGGCTGATTCggaaaacacaaacaaacaagtcGATAAGCAAAATATGTCTTTTAATATTAGAGAGAAGCTAGATATTGTCGAAAATAAGCTAAAATTACGTCATCAAGACACTTCGGAAAGTGGAAAGGGCACTGTCGAAAAACGCACAACCTCGGAGTACTGTGAAAAGTTGCAGGGGTGGATGTGGCAGTACTACACTGCAAATGTGAACTGGCAAAGTTGGCTGGCAGTGTCTGCTCCTCCGTATTTTGCACCGCAACCATTCACTGCACCCGTCTGGCCAGCGGATTTCCCTAATTTTGATGCCCAGAACTGGTATAATAATCCATTCGGACTCCCCTTAACGCCGTATCCACCCGCCATCCCCGCGGCTGGAATTCCGCCTGGGGAAACGGCTGGGAATGGTGCTGTGTCCACTTCAGTACCAgcgcaacaacaaccacaacagaaCGGCAATGCACAACGACCAGGTAGCTATCAAAGACACAGATGTTGTTCTTTTTGTATTTGGTTCATGTGTCTAATATGATAGCTATATAGCTAAAGAAGTGTTTGAGAGAAAGCAACATGCCAGGCCTGTTATAGTGATGAATTATGAAAATAGTGCCCTCTGTGGTCTGCTAAAGTTAAAACCATAGGCTCATATGCTATAGGCCTGGGTTGCTAAAGACTCCCAACCTAGGCCTATTTAAATTTTAGAAACAAGGAATTTCCTCATGAAGGACAATAACCATTATCAATGAATGTGTTGGCTATGTCTgtgtctcagttggtagagcatggtggtcGTAACAcaagtgttgtgggttcgattcccatgggggaccaatacagaaaataaatatgaaaatgtatgtactacTTTATTCACTACTTTAAGTCGGCGGGGTGGGGGCCCggttaagagcatctgctaagtcagtggttcccaaactgtggggggggggtgtaatttgttgtaattttttagttactcaaatatcacatgaattcACATTAGACATggtaaaatgtatagaattgcaagaacatgtgctttaaaactgcaacattttcttttcaccacatgacaaaatgtgtagaattgcagaaaataagctttaaacctgcaaaattctctccaccaacaagaggggtgtgaacagtttgtgtcatgaacggtgcttgtgcccatagaaatagacatggCGTGTGCACGCAGGGGGGCGCGGGATGTtgtaacgaactgcaaaaatctctgaagctggagactcttatctccctcactaactttaagcgtcagttgtcagagcagcttaccgatcactgcacctgtacacagcccatctgaaattagcccacccaactacctcatcctcttattgttatttattttgctaatttgcaccccagtatctctatttgcacatcatcttttgcacatctatcattccactgttaatacgaaattgtaactattttgcactatggcctatttattgcctaacctccataacttactacattcgcacacactgtatatatatatatgttctgtttgtatttttgactttatgttttgtttaccccatatgtaactctgtgttgttgtttttttatcaaactgctttgctttatcttggccaggtcgcagttgtaaatgagaacttgttgagaacaactggcttacctggttaaataaaggttaaataaaaaagaaaataaaaaaattttcCCCAATGTTGGAAGGGGGGCcccgagtgaaaaagtttgggaactcctggcgtctgctaaattactaaaatgtaaatgtgttgtatGTGTTTGCAGGTCGAGAATACAGTATTCCCTCTCCTCTTCAAAGGTTCATGGCTGAAATTGTGGATTTCTTCATTCTGTTCTTCATCAAAGCAACCATTATTCTCAGCATCATGCATCTGAGTGGGATGAAGTGAGTTTAGTTTAATACAAATGTTTCTGTTTGTCTATTCCCTGTACCGCATTACTATGCCCCCCCCTATGGGCCCCCCATGGGCCCACCCATGGGCCCccgatcaaaagtagtgcactacagggaATAGTATTTTATTTAAACATCCTAGAAATGGATTTGTTTTGCGCTCCATAGGTGATGGTAAAGATGATTCCTATGcatgtataactactgtatataGTCATGATTGAAGAATCATTTGTAGCGTGCATTACTACTGTATATAGTAATGATTGGCCctcctgtagttcagttggtagagcatggcgcttgcaacgccagggttgtgggttcgtttcccacggggggccagtatgaaaatgtatgcactcactaactgtaagttgctctggataagagcgtcttctaaatgactaaaatgtaaacatttacattacatttacatttatgtcatttagcagacgctcttatccagagcgacttacaaataggtgcattcactttatagccagtgggataaccactttacaattaattttttttataatttttttttggggggggtagaaggattactttatcctatcccaggtattccttaaagaggtggggtttcaaatgtctccggaaggtggtgagtgactccgctgtcctggcgtcgtgagggagcttgttcccccattggggtgccagagcagcgaacagttttgactgggctgagcgggaactatgcttccgcagaggtaggggagccagcaggccagaggtggatgaacgcagtgccctcgtttgggtgtagggactgatcagagcctgaaggtacggaggtgccgttcccctcacagctccgtaggcaagcaccatggtcttgtagcagatgcgagcttcaactggaagccagtggagtgtgcggaggagcggggtgacgtgagagaacttgggaaggttgaacaccagacgggctgcggcattctggatgagttgtagggggtttaatggcacaggcagggagcccagccaacagcgagttgcagtaatccagacgggagatgacaagtgcctggattagaacctgtgccgcttcctgtgtaaggcagggtcgtactctccgaatgttgtagagcatgaacctacaggatcgggtcaccgccttgatgttagcggagaacgacagggtgttgtccagggtcacgccaaggctcttcgcactctgggaggaggacacaacggagttgtcaaccgtgatggcgagatcatggaacggccagtccttccccgggaggaagagcagctccgtcttgccgaggttcagcttgaggtggtgatccgtcatccatactgatatgtctgccagacatgcagagatgcgattcgccacctggttatcagaagggggaaaggagaagattagttgtgtgtcgtcagcgtagcaatgataggagaggccatgtgaggatatgacagagccaagtgacttggtgtatagcgagaataggagagggcctagaactgagccctgggggacaccagtggtgagagcacgtggtgcggagacagcttctcgccacgccacttggtaggagcgaccggtcaggtaggacgcaatccaagagtgagccgcgccggagatgcccagctcggagagggtggagaggaggatctgatggttcacagtatcaaaggcagcagacaggtctagaaggacaagagcagaggagagagagttagctttagcagtgcggagagcctctgtgacacagagaagagcagtctcagttgaatgaccagtcttgaaacctgactggtttggatcaagaaggtcattctgagagagatagcaagagagttggctaaagacggcacgctcaatagttttggagagaaaagaaagaagggatactggtctgtagttgttgacatcagagggatcgagtgttggttttttgagaaggggtgcgactctcgctctcttgaagacggaagggacatagccagcggtcaaggatgagttgatcagcgaggtgaggtaagggagaaggtcaccggagatggtctggagaagagaggaggggatagggtcaagcgggcaggttgttgggcggcctgccgtcacaagtcgcaagattttatctggagagagaggggagaaagaagtcaaagcatagggtagggcagtgtgagcaggaccagcagtgtcatttgacttaacaaacgaggatcggatgtcgtcaaccttcttttcaaaatggttgacgaagtcatccacagagagggaggagggggattcagcagggaggagaatgtggcaaagagcttcctagggttagaggcggatgcttggaatttagagtggtagaaagtggccttagcagcagaaacagatgaagaaaatgtagagaggagggagtgaaaatatgccaggtctgcagggagtctagttttcttccatatccgctcagctgcccggagctctgttctgtgagctcgcaatgagtcatcaagccacggagctggaggggaggaccgagccggccgggaggataggggacatagagagtcaaaggatgcagaaagggaggagaggagggttgaggaggcagaatcaggagattggagggagaaggattgagcagagggaagagatgataggatggaagaggagagagtagcgggagagagagagcgaatgttgcgacggcgcattaccatctgtgtaggggcagagtgagtagtgttggaggagagggagagagaaaaggatacaaagtagtgatcggagacttggaggggagttgcagtgagattagtagaagaacagcatctagtaaagatgaggtcaagcgtattgcctgccttgtgagtagggggggatggtgagagggtgaggtcaaaagaggagaggagtggaaagaaggaggcagagagaaatgagtcaaatgtagacgtaggggaggttgaaatcccccagaactgtgaggggtgagccatcctcaggaaaggaacttatcaaggcgtcaagctcattgatgaactctccaagggaacctggagggcgatagatgacaaggatattaagcttaaatgggctagtgactgtgacagcatggaattcaaatgaggagatagacagatgggtcaggggaaaaattgagaatgtccacttgtgagagatgaggattcctgtgccaccaccccgctgaccagatgctctcggggtatgcgagaacacatggtcagacgaggagagagcagcaggagtagcagtgttttcagtggtaatccatgtttccgtcagcgccaagaagtcgagggactggagggtagcataggctgggatgaagtctgccttgttggcagcagaacggcagttccagaggctgcctgagacctggaactccacgtgggtcgtgcgtgcagggaccaccaggttagagaggcagcagccacgcggtgtgaggcgtttgtgtagcctgtgcggagaggagagaacagggataggcagaggcatagttgacaggctgcagcagatggctacaattatgcagaggagatcggaataaaatgaactaaacatctgggaaaggagagagcgtggcctccctcaccacaactcccaaatataactctcccaacttccacctcagaaactataattgttgtaaactacagcggttcaatgttttctaggaatagactaacctagtttattcagctagctaactaggtgcagtattattccgtgaaaaacgtccgggcacctcgtcataagacgccacagccagctagcatgccggtctccaacagcagggtttagcgccaatactcagccacaacaaccaccagtgtatcaacacacaagcagatcgttcgtgtccgtgtctaacgttgtgggttagtcccgacagcttgagcgagtccgtcgtcaacttattcagccagttagttagctagaatagttagcaaactagctagccattgctttcagacaaagaagaaccccctcctttcacggcacgaacacacagagagagccaaactaacgttaactagtcacccatgtcccgaattccttgagcgactcgggctatcaatatgtaaaaaacaaaacacaagtgtaggttatgacttacccctagcagctactgttagctagccaagtgcaaagctagccactgaattgactcagccagttcgcgtctgttcgctcggtcgttccagctattgtttacaagtagctatccaggttgcaacaagcttgctaattttcaagcacagtagccacttgctacctaacgttaacggttcagacaatgaggttagaaaacagctgaatggtaggcagttattgtatgtaattattgtaggcagccagctggcgtaattacaggcactctcaggcgtgaaacaactataccgttgctaatagctactcgccagctagtccaggtggtgagttagctagctagctagcttcgtgctacacccggcaccgccgaatacaatactaacctacaataattacatacaataactacctacaacaacccacgatacctacctacaatacctaactacaatctaaatacatagtttaagccttactcgacaaagcccaagctatgtataaagccaaacttacccgacgccaagcttacccgacggtCATGCATGATTCCCCTTGGAGGATATTAAGCTAAACATgtacatgtaaaaaatgtaaatgattgaATAATCATTTGTAGCGTGCATAACTACTGTATATAGTCATGATTGAAGAATCATTTGTAGCGTGCATAACTACTGTATATAGTCATGATTGAAGAATCATTTGTATTTTGTCTTTCTTTCAGGGACATTTCCAAGTTTGCCATGCATTTCATTGTGGAGGAAATAGATGAAGACACGTCCATGGAGGAACTCCAGAAGGTGATGCTGGTCGCCCTGGTCTACCGGATATTAGTTTGTTTCTATGAGGTCAGGTGACACCtttgtctttgtcctgaagttgcggtgggatgatgtttctgtctttgtcctgaagttgcagtgtgatgatgtttctgtctttgtcctgaagttgcagtgggatgatgtttctgtctttgtcctgaagttgcagtgggatgatgtttctgtctttgtcctgaagttgcagtgggatgatgtttctgtctttgtcctgaagttgcagtgggatgatgtttctgtctttgtcctgaagttgcagtgggatgatgtttctgtctttgtcctgaagttgcagtgtgatgatgtttctgtctttgttctGACCTTgtagtgtgatgatgtttctgtctttgatATGGGTTCTGTGTATTTTATCATGTTTTTCCTCTCTGTCTGTAAATACAGTTTCCCCCTGGGGGTAATACGGTATTATTGATTGATCGTCTCCTTTCAGATTGTGTGCATTT is part of the Coregonus clupeaformis isolate EN_2021a chromosome 28, ASM2061545v1, whole genome shotgun sequence genome and harbors:
- the LOC121542795 gene encoding protein FAM8A1; its protein translation is MADSENTNKQVDKQNMSFNIREKLDIVENKLKLRHQDTSESGKGTVEKRTTSEYCEKLQGWMWQYYTANVNWQSWLAVSAPPYFAPQPFTAPVWPADFPNFDAQNWYNNPFGLPLTPYPPAIPAAGIPPGETAGNGAVSTSVPAQQQPQQNGNAQRPGREYSIPSPLQRFMAEIVDFFILFFIKATIILSIMHLSGMKDISKFAMHFIVEEIDEDTSMEELQKVMLVALVYRILVCFYEIVCIWGAGGATPGKFLIGLRVVSCDSSVLVQPNRVLVVPATNVSLSASTVRALNKNFSIAFLFPAFITVFFFQHNRTVYDMVAGTIVVKRTGAR